The genomic window ACGTTAATGCGGCTCACATCATACAGCCCCTTTAATATCTCGAACACCTTATAGGTTCGTAAGAGATGATCAATAATTTCAATTTAAACGACTACGCACTGTGGACAGCGCTTGTTACGCCGTTTGATCAACAAGGTAATGTTGACTACGACACGCTCACAACACTTGTTAGCGAACAAGAAGCAGCACACAACGGTATTTTACTGCTCGGTAGTACAGGTGAAGGCTTAGCCCTTACGCTTAAAGAGCAACAAGCGATTGTTGAGCATGTGTGCCAATTAAAACCCAGTGTACCGCTTATGGTTGCTGTTGGTGGTAGTAATTTAGCTCAACAAAAAGAATGGGTTAGCTACTGTAACCAATTACCTATTCACAGCTACTTATTAGGCTCGCCTCTTTATGCAAAACCAGGAGCTGTAGGTCAAACTCTTTGGTACGAAAGCTTGTTAAACGAAAGCGCGCATCCGTGTATGTTGTACAACGTACCTGGGCGCAGCGGTGTAAGCATTCCTATCGAAACCATTGAAAACTTAAAAGCGCACCCAAAACTGTGGGCCTTAAAAGAAGCCAGTGGCAACATCACCCAATTTGAAGCATACCGACAAGCCGCGCCTAATTTAGCGCTATACAGTGGCGACGATGCACTTATGCCCTACTTCGCACAAGCTGGCGCAAAAGGCTTAGTATCGGTTGCGGCAAACGCATGGCCAAAACAAACGCACGAGTTTGTAAAACGTAGCCTAAGCGGTCAACACCCCAATTTATTTGCTCAGTGGACTCGCGCTATTAATAGCCTATTTACTGTAGCAAACCCTATCCCCGTTAAAGTGCTAATGCACCAACAAGGCCGCTTAAGTAGCCCGTTGTTGCGTCCGCCTTTGACGCATCTTGAGTTAACGCAAACCGATTGCATTACCACTGCAAACGACACCATTTTATCTTGGCATTAAATACAGGTTTTTATAATGAGCTGGTTAGAACTACTTAATAATTTAGAATCGGGCGCAGTACGCGCAGCATCACAAAACGAAAGCGGCCAATGGGAAGCCAACGTAGAAGTAAAACAAGGCATTTTAGAAGCCTTTAAAAATGGCACTAACACCGAGTTTGCAGGCGGATTTGTTGATAAGCACAACCTTGCACCGCAAGAGTTTAGCACTGACGACGGCGTGCGTATGGTACCAGGTGGTTCAAGCGTTCGTCGTGGTGCCTACGTAGCTAAAGGCACTATTATTATGCCACCAGCGTACGTAAATATTGGCGCATACATCGACGAAGGCACTATGGTTGATAGCCACGCATTAGTGGGTTCGTGCGCACAAGTTGGTAAAAATGTGCATTTAAGCGCAGCTGTTCAACTTGGTGGTGTACTTGAGCCAATCGGGGCAAGCCCAGTAGTAGTTGAAGACGATGCGTTTATTGGCGCCGGTTGTGTCATTGTTGAAGGCGTAGTGGTTAAAAAAGGCGCGGTACTGGCACCAGGCG from Pseudoalteromonas marina includes these protein-coding regions:
- the dapA gene encoding 4-hydroxy-tetrahydrodipicolinate synthase, with translation MINNFNLNDYALWTALVTPFDQQGNVDYDTLTTLVSEQEAAHNGILLLGSTGEGLALTLKEQQAIVEHVCQLKPSVPLMVAVGGSNLAQQKEWVSYCNQLPIHSYLLGSPLYAKPGAVGQTLWYESLLNESAHPCMLYNVPGRSGVSIPIETIENLKAHPKLWALKEASGNITQFEAYRQAAPNLALYSGDDALMPYFAQAGAKGLVSVAANAWPKQTHEFVKRSLSGQHPNLFAQWTRAINSLFTVANPIPVKVLMHQQGRLSSPLLRPPLTHLELTQTDCITTANDTILSWH
- a CDS encoding 2,3,4,5-tetrahydropyridine-2,6-dicarboxylate N-succinyltransferase; translation: MSWLELLNNLESGAVRAASQNESGQWEANVEVKQGILEAFKNGTNTEFAGGFVDKHNLAPQEFSTDDGVRMVPGGSSVRRGAYVAKGTIIMPPAYVNIGAYIDEGTMVDSHALVGSCAQVGKNVHLSAAVQLGGVLEPIGASPVVVEDDAFIGAGCVIVEGVVVKKGAVLAPGVRLSATIPVYDCVNERQLDKGEPIPEYAIVIPGSRPASNEWAREQGLSMSCALIVKYRDEQSDASLLLEEVLR